Below is a genomic region from Sphaeramia orbicularis chromosome 6, fSphaOr1.1, whole genome shotgun sequence.
tagtaatgtgccttaaggctggaagcaccaggtataaaacagaataaagatgagacagaagtctgttcagatccactggagaaacatggacatgtttgtgtcctgttcattatttcagagcagattcatctgtttactgatgaaatgtcagattaattttctttctaatatcaatattgattctgtgttgcatggctacagtagtcaaataatcaagttacaactcatcactaaatgaatctgaatcaatcaattaatactgaatcaaatcgaatcaaatcgcaattaattgattcagaaccttatgaatcgaaatcaaattgtttaaggaaattggccatgataccccgGCCTAGTTCAAGCTGAACattctggttcaggtggttttcatctgaacaaactggagccaatgcagaggattcaggaatgatgggtttacagaagctccactgagcatgctcagctcctgttcctgacatttggacaagtaggaaacactgacaaacaggagcagactgagccattcaattcactgaatgaatgaatgaatgagggatgaactgagtccgtttggatacagaaaatctgtcagtgggactgaaaacactgttcacacatggaaaccataagtggtcaataatccagtccatgtggtccagatgggctggtgtggttctggactggactctgactggtctgtcttatttctacagagtcggtccacttcaggttggtgggaggagccagtcgttgtcatggtgacctggagatgaaacgacaggacggaaactggaaaccagtggatggGTTATATTGGTACAGGAAGtcaggaaacagagtttgtgcagaactggactgtggatctgcagtttcactgagAAACAGAGACACTGGTTCACTTACAGataattggaggatcagtcgaatctgtgatgaatctgaactgaatgACTGTTTTAGATCTGATATATATTTCCGTACATCCCTGGAGCtgaattgttcaggtaagagcattaacactgaaccctaacccttccattgccactgtgggctccagactctgtggactctcagatcctggtcggtccaagacttcaactcacaCTTAAtatgaactcacacaaactgatcaatacaatcaatcaataatatccacatccacaaacaaacagctgatgaacatcatgtcacacagaagaaacaaacacaaacacatatgaatgtgagtccactacagtccagtaaaatccactatatagtccaagccccagaccctggtctgctccagtccactacagtcccttagagtccacttcagactctagtttattccagtcttcttccatctgtgtccacagactctgtcagactggtccatgggtccagtgtgtgttcaggcagactggaggtctggtctaaccagtccaggtcctggtcctcagtgtgtgaaggacacttggaccttcatggtgcccaggtggtctgtagggagctgggctgtggggctccttgccgagaaggagggtctaaggacgggggatgccctggacactactcattttcttgctgttcatttgactgttgtttactctaactgactctgtaaagccctttgagataaccttgttgtgatattgggctatacaaataaagttgaattgaattgaattgaatcctgggctcctccaggcggcgctctctggagcagcagaggctcctgtggtgcagatgttccagtgtgaaggccatgagtctgctctgctggactgtggaagctcaggggcacagacctgctcatctggaacagctgtggaccttacctgcacaggtgggcggagctttgactgacaccagctgacatcagttcactcactttgagctcatttatctgtcacttgtatttgatcagatcctaatgatgtcagactggtgggaggagccagtcgctgtagcGGTACagtacagatcaaacatcatggagaatggagagacTTGGAATATGATTTTAATTATTATGAcacctggaccctgaaggcagcagatgtcatatgtcgtcgactggactgtggatctgctgtttctgggagaAGATCTAAACCATTTGGTCCTAAGTGGTTCATCAGCCCcatctgtcttctctctacacCTGCACTGACGGACTGTGTGAGAAAACATTCTGTCTTCACTAACCCCGCCCtgttcctcacctgttcaggtaagtctactgatgatggtcctgattctgtcacagtttttccatgagtccattcaggtgtgttttatctgagctgtgtcaaaccaaacccagtcagaccaggtcctcacattggacagttggactgaaacatcaaacacatgcagctgaattcagttccagtccatgaacgtggtcacatgactctgctttccaacaggctgttgaaccgctcagaaggactgagtccatttgtttgaactggactttgtgttggtccatgtgctctttttccagctctatatgggtctgctggactctgaggacaccatggaaacatcactgacactaaaccatgtccttaaatgcagatgtttgacatgagccacatgtttccagtggtctgagatgaaccagtgcaccgGTCATTGATCAAacacactgcattatggtgcattcactgaccatttGCATTCTGTGTGTGacatgtcttgcccaaggacacactggacagactaggacagagtggtTTTCAAACTGTCAACCCTtgggttattggatgacctgctctccCTCTGAGCCGTGGCCTCCTGCTCTTGTGTACTTTAaacatgtctgtgtgttgttgtgggtccacagactctgtcagactggtccatggttccggtctgtgttcaggcagactagaggtccggtccaaccagtcctggtcctcagtgtgtgaagaggatttggaccttaacgacacccaggtggtctgtagggagctgggctgtggggctcctgggctcctccaggggaggctctatggagagggggaggctccagtctggaccagtgagctccactGTGAAGGAcatgagtctgctgtcctggactgtagaaggtccagctcagctgggaagacctgctcacctggaacagctgctggactcacctgtacaggtaTCAAGGGGGGGGGTGGTTTCATAAGACAGTGTGTTCCTTTGACTCATGtctgtgtctctgctcagatccaggtggtgtcaggttggtgggacagccaaGCCGCTGTGCTGGtgctttggagatccaacaccagagACACTGGAAACCAGTAGGAGACCCATTTGCAGACTGGGACCTggagtctggatctgctgtgtgtcagtattTGGACTGTGggtcagctgtttcagtcaacaacACATATGATTCTACAACCAGACCTGTGTGGTTGGTGTCAGTTCtttgtgtaaagctgacagctggactgagggactgtgttggactAGATGGTTCCGATAGACTCCCATCtggtgtggacgtggtgtgttcaggtaccaatggacacaaactgtgtcttaAAACTGTATGACTTGTAtctgtccaaccccagtcatGTCCTCACTGTCTCTACTCCGTTGGTCTTTCTGTTCCTCCTCAGCTGAACCTCTTCCCTCGTGCTGAACAGTTTCGTgttgtcctccataaacagtccgtTTGTTCACACAGATCGTAGGTCACCAGGACATCTTCGCAATTTCaccgtgacgtgcattgtgggaagtgcagCTCAACGCAGCTGTGTTATGGCCGCAGCAgaaacaaacacggaaacggcttcattgcctttTCCTACTGCTGCGTGGCGCTGCACTTCCTGCAATACATGTCACGGTGAAACTCTGAAGATGCCCAGGTGACCTTGCGGCTCTGtttcctccatgttttcattAGTCAgtgttcatcacatcccaaactcctgtggatcagatccatctgtgtctctgaggaggatggattctgtgactggttgtttgtgctcatgtgtgctggttggtccaatcatgtctctgcgtgtggacagatctgctgcctcagcccaacatctccctgtctgacggggtctttggggtctaccagcaggggttccgggtgctctTGGGCTCCAacttcaccatcacatgctccgtccaaccacagtacccaggaggctctttccagctgatctccgacaccgaggagccgctgaacctcaccctgaCGGCTGTCAATCACTctgcccacttcctgttgtctgccatgggcCATGCCCGCCGAGGGAACTACACGTGTTTATTACGTGGATGTTTTCAAACAcagcttctcgtcgtctcagagccccgccctctatctcactgtgggaggtaacgtcaggacaaacgcacacaaaacacccacaatgcatcagtaacagtcacatgaccatatTCCACACCGTTCCCAGTGatcagagtgaacaggtgtgagcagaaccacgatggtagaactgagatcaggtaaagccggtccagttggacctgtcagagactgggctgaaccgaCAAACACTCCATTAATATGAGCTCAGTAACACGCCTCCAGTCCAGGCCTGTAGGGGGCagttattacccatcatgcctagtgcctccagaccagtcctgtgggggcagtgattactaGGGGTGCAGCTATcgtatattttagtattcgagtattctactgaaaattccttcgattaatcgaGCAGTcgaataaaacttatttttgcttggttaaagagcaattataaatacacaagaggaaataaggcatttcacttaataatgaaggaccaattggtttcctttttttttaaataattaacagttttgtttcttACATTCCTATTGTGCAtatacaacaaaatgtattttcttgactagaaacatttccagaggcaattgcaaacacaaataaaaatccaGATCCAATCAACTGCCAGGATGaacgtctgtctgtccatctgtctgtccatctgtctgtccatctgtctgtccgtccttccttccttccgtccgtccgtccttccttccttcctttggtATTTCTTCGTTGTCTTCAAACACATGTTCCATGGACGCTGTTTTAaaggttgtttcttttgtgtttcttcagcCTCTGAGACACATCTGACTGTCAGGGTGGTGCTTATCGTCCTGCCTCTGCTCATATGTGTTatttccctcttcttcttcttcttctgtaaggtacgttcacatctttcctcagtggatccattggacttcagactgagtcacacacacaggagtctgaactggacatgtCTGCTGCCATGTTTGTTCCAGGTCTGTGTGAGGCGAAGACGAATGAAGGCGAAGTCAACCACAGTGACAGTTCAGGAACAAACGTCCCACTTTTAGAGTCTCAGTTGTTCAGTGcgagtccagctgatatttggatcgGATCAACAGTTTCACATCTGAACCAACAAACGCCTTCATTCTGTTCGGATGCTTCATGATCCATCACTGAGTccatttacatccacaccaaCACTCCCATCATTATCCGATTTTTGCAGTTATccgattattccagtgatcatgtaaacaggataatctga
It encodes:
- the LOC115421694 gene encoding scavenger receptor cysteine-rich type 1 protein M160-like, producing the protein MDLTPYVLVFLSVSIQGLLSENNNTSTESVHFRLVGGASRCHGDLEMKRQDGNWKPVDGLYWYRKSGNRVCAELDCGSAVSLRNRDTGSLTDNWRISRICDESELNDCFRSDIYFRTSLELNCSGGALWSSRGSCGADVPV